Proteins co-encoded in one Bacillus sp. FSL H8-0547 genomic window:
- the flgG gene encoding flagellar basal body rod protein FlgG, translating into MLRSLYSGVSGMKNFQTKLDVIGNNIANVNTYGFKKGRVTYKDLMSQQMAGASAATANTSGMNAKQVGLGSALSSIDTIHTGGANQSTGRTLDLALAGDGFFAVGTIKGSVDFTTNRITGPIEDAVDLSYTRAGNFYLDDQGYLVTADGYYLIGEAGQKTNTGFGTGTSNSAGLIQIPLDAKSFNIGPDGTVSFVDSGGQLRVSGQIRVANFANDGGLEKVGGNLYKESSNSGTIDKNNNNTWELAEFDIPGQNGSATIMTGFLEMSNVDLAEEFTDMIVAQRGFQSNTKVITTSDEILQELMNLKR; encoded by the coding sequence ATGTTGCGTTCATTGTACTCAGGAGTAAGCGGAATGAAAAACTTTCAAACAAAGCTTGATGTTATCGGAAATAACATCGCAAACGTCAATACGTACGGATTCAAAAAAGGCCGTGTGACATACAAAGATCTTATGAGCCAGCAAATGGCAGGTGCAAGTGCTGCTACTGCCAACACAAGCGGCATGAACGCCAAGCAGGTTGGTCTTGGATCGGCACTTAGTTCAATTGATACGATCCACACCGGGGGAGCTAACCAATCAACAGGACGGACTCTTGACCTTGCGCTTGCGGGAGACGGATTTTTTGCGGTTGGGACAATTAAGGGAAGTGTTGATTTTACTACAAATAGGATTACCGGACCTATTGAAGATGCTGTTGATTTAAGTTACACAAGAGCAGGTAACTTTTACCTTGATGATCAGGGATACCTTGTTACTGCAGACGGCTACTACTTAATAGGTGAAGCTGGTCAAAAAACAAATACTGGCTTTGGAACAGGTACAAGTAATTCTGCAGGACTTATTCAAATTCCTCTGGATGCAAAGAGCTTCAATATTGGACCTGACGGAACGGTTTCTTTTGTTGATTCAGGTGGTCAATTACGAGTCAGCGGCCAAATACGCGTAGCGAATTTTGCGAACGATGGAGGGCTTGAAAAAGTTGGAGGAAATCTTTATAAAGAGTCAAGCAACTCAGGAACTATCGATAAAAACAACAATAATACATGGGAATTAGCTGAATTTGATATCCCTGGCCAAAACGGTTCAGCAACAATCATGACTGGATTTTTGGAAATGTCCAACGTAGATCTCGCAGAGGAATTCACAGACATGATCGTTGCACAGCGCGGTTTCCAGTCCAATACAAAAGTGATTACCACTTCAGATGAAATACTTCAGGAACTGATGAACTTAAAACGATAG
- the fliL gene encoding flagellar basal body-associated protein FliL, whose translation MNKKLMTIMLVIITSITLVGVTALVIVTNFMGTAEAKEKGPSIDDVIAQSYDLPEITTNLSSDNIVRLSFKLETDSKKAKEELEKREFQVRDIIISELSSITAEELDGKEGMNAFKKTVQKQVNELLQKGEIKKVYTTSYIIQ comes from the coding sequence ATGAATAAAAAACTAATGACGATCATGCTTGTCATTATTACGTCGATCACGCTTGTAGGGGTGACAGCACTTGTTATCGTAACAAATTTCATGGGTACTGCTGAAGCAAAAGAAAAAGGACCATCCATTGATGATGTCATTGCTCAATCATATGATCTTCCCGAAATCACGACCAATCTCTCAAGCGATAATATTGTCCGGCTTTCCTTTAAGCTTGAAACGGACAGCAAAAAAGCGAAGGAAGAGCTTGAAAAAAGAGAATTTCAAGTAAGAGATATCATTATTTCTGAGCTTTCAAGCATAACAGCTGAAGAACTAGATGGAAAAGAAGGCATGAACGCATTTAAAAAGACGGTACAAAAACAAGTGAATGAATTACTGCAAAAGGGCGAAATCAAGAAGGTATACACAACCTCCTATATTATCCAGTAA
- the flgD gene encoding flagellar hook assembly protein FlgD, protein MAQNTIDSGLFLSSTAAVRTGGKSSLGKDDFLKILIAQLQNQDPLNPMEDKEFISQMASFSSLEQMTNLNTQMSSFIQVQVNDGILKYSEMIGKQIDWKTEDGEAKTGIVKSIKQSGPDIILEMQNGDEVPSAFVTKVTEASAS, encoded by the coding sequence ATGGCTCAAAATACGATTGACTCGGGACTTTTCCTTTCTTCAACTGCAGCTGTCAGAACTGGAGGAAAATCAAGTCTCGGAAAAGATGATTTCCTGAAAATACTTATTGCACAGCTGCAAAACCAGGATCCTCTAAATCCAATGGAAGACAAAGAATTTATATCTCAAATGGCAAGCTTTTCATCACTGGAGCAGATGACCAACTTGAATACACAAATGAGCAGCTTCATACAGGTTCAGGTGAATGACGGCATCTTGAAATACTCTGAGATGATCGGAAAGCAGATTGACTGGAAAACAGAAGACGGTGAAGCAAAAACAGGAATTGTTAAATCCATTAAACAATCGGGACCGGATATTATTCTTGAGATGCAAAACGGAGACGAAGTGCCAAGTGCTTTCGTCACAAAAGTAACGGAAGCATCCGCTTCCTAA
- a CDS encoding response regulator yields MAHKIMIVDDAAFMRMMIKDILTKNGFDVVAEASDGAQAVEKYKEHHPDLVTMDITMPEMDGITALKEIKKMNPHARVIMCSAMGQQAMVIDAIQAGAKDFIVKPFQADRVLEAINKTLS; encoded by the coding sequence ATGGCACATAAAATTATGATTGTGGATGACGCAGCTTTTATGAGAATGATGATCAAAGATATTTTGACAAAGAACGGGTTTGATGTTGTTGCAGAGGCTTCTGACGGGGCGCAGGCAGTAGAAAAGTACAAAGAACACCATCCTGATCTTGTCACAATGGACATCACAATGCCCGAGATGGACGGAATAACGGCATTAAAAGAAATTAAAAAAATGAATCCTCATGCGCGGGTTATCATGTGTTCGGCCATGGGCCAGCAGGCGATGGTTATTGATGCGATTCAGGCGGGCGCGAAGGATTTTATCGTGAAGCCGTTCCAGGCAGACCGGGTGCTTGAAGCAATCAATAAAACATTAAGCTAA
- the fliM gene encoding flagellar motor switch protein FliM produces MSSEILSQSEIDALLSAISSGEMDADELKKEETEKKVKVYDFKRALRFSKDQIRSLTRIHENFARLLTTYFSAQLRTYVQITAGAVDQLPYEEFIRSIPKMTVLNVFEARPLNGRVLMEVNRNIAYAMMDRLMGGHGTGISHSTSLTEIETKIMTNLFEKSLDNYREAWGSVYDIEPADMKLEVNPQFLQLVSPNETVVVISLNTQIGDTSGMINICIPHVVLEPIMPRLSVHFWMQSERKEPKAAEVNALEKKIHGAELEVTAELGHSEITVQEFLDISAGDVIQLETSIDQPLIIKIGDQPKFIGQPGKLKRKSAVQVLGQYQGGQKESE; encoded by the coding sequence ATGTCAAGCGAGATACTGTCCCAGAGTGAAATAGATGCCCTGCTGTCTGCAATCTCTTCTGGAGAGATGGATGCAGATGAACTGAAAAAGGAAGAAACGGAAAAGAAAGTAAAAGTTTACGATTTTAAAAGAGCGCTGCGCTTTTCAAAAGACCAAATCAGAAGCTTAACTAGAATTCATGAAAATTTTGCAAGGCTTTTGACAACGTATTTTTCAGCTCAGCTCCGCACGTACGTTCAAATTACCGCCGGAGCCGTTGACCAGCTGCCTTATGAAGAATTTATCCGTTCAATCCCAAAGATGACCGTTTTAAACGTATTTGAAGCAAGGCCTCTGAATGGCAGAGTCCTAATGGAAGTAAACCGGAACATCGCCTATGCCATGATGGACAGGCTGATGGGCGGCCATGGTACTGGAATAAGCCACTCGACTTCATTGACTGAAATTGAGACGAAAATTATGACAAACCTGTTTGAAAAATCTCTCGATAATTACAGAGAGGCCTGGGGCTCTGTGTATGATATTGAACCAGCGGATATGAAGCTTGAGGTGAATCCGCAGTTTCTCCAATTGGTATCCCCAAATGAAACTGTCGTTGTTATCTCATTAAACACGCAGATTGGCGATACCAGCGGGATGATAAATATTTGCATACCTCATGTCGTTCTTGAGCCGATCATGCCGAGGCTAAGCGTTCATTTTTGGATGCAATCCGAGCGGAAAGAGCCAAAAGCAGCTGAAGTGAACGCTCTTGAGAAGAAAATTCATGGTGCTGAACTTGAGGTAACAGCGGAGCTCGGACACTCAGAGATAACCGTACAGGAGTTTTTGGATATTTCGGCAGGAGATGTCATTCAGCTTGAAACGTCAATAGATCAGCCTTTAATCATTAAAATTGGAGACCAGCCAAAATTCATCGGACAGCCCGGAAAATTAAAGCGCAAATCGGCTGTGCAAGTATTGGGACAATACCAAGGGGGGCAAAAAGAAAGTGAGTAA
- a CDS encoding flagellar FlbD family protein codes for MILLTRLNGKPFRLNAIYMEQIESFPDTTITLTNGKKFVVKESEAEVAERIKKFYREIHIMHAAASAEVKEDE; via the coding sequence TTGATTTTACTGACTAGATTGAACGGCAAACCGTTTAGACTGAATGCCATTTATATGGAACAGATAGAATCCTTTCCCGATACAACCATCACACTGACAAATGGAAAGAAATTTGTAGTGAAGGAATCTGAAGCAGAGGTTGCAGAGAGAATCAAGAAGTTTTACCGGGAGATTCATATCATGCATGCAGCTGCTTCTGCGGAGGTGAAGGAAGATGAATAA
- the fliY gene encoding flagellar motor switch phosphatase FliY, with protein sequence MSNGMLSQDEIDALLNGSGSSDYDSDNLIEDYLTLMEQDTIGEIGNISFGSSATALSTLLQQKVDITTPTVSVIQRQKLADEFPHPYVAIEVNYTEGFTGSNLLVIKQSDAAIIADLMIGGNGEITDTELNDIMISAVQEAMNQMMGSAATSMSTIFNKKVDISPPSIELLDLKGGEGTEALPQDDPFLKVAFRIKVGTLIDSEIMQLLPLHFAKGLVDELMNPPEPAAAIETMPNTAYQQQAPPQKPVQEEQIQYKPSPVEVKPAEFSSFDGAAAPKNDMKNLDMLLDIPLKVTVELGRTKRSVKEILELSAGSIIELDKLAGEPVDILINNKIVAQGEVVVIEENFGVRVTDILSQSERLHRLK encoded by the coding sequence GTGAGTAACGGGATGTTATCTCAGGATGAAATCGATGCCCTGCTGAATGGCAGCGGGAGCAGCGACTACGATTCTGACAATTTAATAGAAGATTACCTTACATTAATGGAGCAGGACACAATTGGCGAAATCGGAAATATTTCGTTTGGAAGTTCTGCAACAGCGCTGTCGACTCTTCTTCAGCAAAAAGTGGATATCACAACACCGACAGTGTCAGTCATTCAAAGACAAAAGCTTGCGGATGAATTTCCGCATCCATATGTCGCGATCGAAGTGAATTACACAGAAGGTTTTACAGGAAGCAACTTGCTTGTGATTAAACAGAGTGATGCCGCCATCATCGCGGATTTAATGATCGGCGGAAATGGTGAAATTACGGATACTGAGCTAAATGACATCATGATCAGCGCTGTGCAGGAAGCTATGAATCAAATGATGGGTTCTGCAGCTACATCTATGTCGACGATCTTCAATAAAAAAGTCGATATTTCTCCTCCATCTATTGAATTGCTGGATTTAAAAGGCGGAGAAGGGACTGAGGCGCTTCCACAGGATGATCCTTTTTTGAAGGTTGCATTCAGAATCAAAGTGGGAACTCTGATCGATTCCGAAATCATGCAGCTGCTTCCCCTCCATTTTGCTAAGGGGCTTGTAGATGAACTGATGAATCCCCCAGAACCGGCAGCAGCAATTGAGACGATGCCTAATACGGCATATCAGCAGCAGGCTCCGCCTCAAAAGCCTGTTCAGGAGGAACAAATCCAGTACAAACCTAGTCCGGTGGAAGTAAAACCGGCAGAATTTTCTTCATTTGACGGGGCGGCTGCTCCTAAAAACGACATGAAAAATCTTGATATGCTGCTTGATATTCCGCTTAAAGTAACGGTTGAACTTGGCAGAACGAAGCGTTCAGTGAAAGAGATTCTTGAACTGTCCGCAGGGTCCATTATTGAACTTGATAAACTTGCAGGAGAGCCTGTAGATATACTGATCAACAATAAAATTGTTGCACAGGGAGAAGTTGTAGTAATCGAGGAAAACTTCGGAGTGCGGGTGACAGATATCCTTAGCCAGTCCGAACGCTTGCACAGATTAAAGTAA